From a single Collimonas pratensis genomic region:
- a CDS encoding TonB-dependent siderophore receptor: MVLQNSRQRILDTSRPLSIAMRLHVACWCLASAGFATPQLACAQAMQLEKNYTIGAGKLSQVLAVFAARAGISLVYDPALVLDKVSPGLSGNHALGDAFARLLSGTGLEAVAKAEGGYALRPKPASPPLLAPQPLSAANAQAAAAGARDDAVLMELVVVPPNEPPAAIWGVAAASSSATRTSTPLAEIPQSVQVVTQDILASQQSQSVLDALHDVSGVNIYNRGVATAVYIRGFLAPARINGLAQGPSLIDDASSPLHTPLAAIDRIEVLKGADSIVANGDMEPGGLVNIITKQPQAEPVRQLTVETGTQGHQRVALDLAGALSEDQVWTHRTILSASRDADAIDRYDSARDLYFAPSLGYRHDGTVAVAGISYQRNLQANEGLGPLGVVDDGLLSNSLGASFDLQQKLGSGWGWQSKGNYMRTRLFSRSYDCDPSGVGRALRTCQPQALESISYGWNLENSLHGSFHTGPLKHTVLAGMALNYSWRAVPMAETGAPMMATLERRSLPEVPAGNLTPAGPSVTLNYNNWFVQDQMAWRRWHFLANLGYTRAWSHSTDPYTAEVTSLHPLSKPVYNIGLSYQLSDKLSLYLNRQKSFVLQAPTAPIRYDGGPPGLYNLPSTDGKSLEAGIKLSMLDERLLLTVSAFRASHAGVLYSDGSDSSSSTLLQAPTISRGVEFDLNGSPLPGWNLTAAYSYTDFSYGLIPGFDVISSLIARHQASFWSSYDLQTPAWRGWGYGVGATARGGYPNNSGDHIGGQVAVDGNLRYANKLWSLTLGVRNLLNRRLYGSFANLEQGIGFEPGRVFVLTGRYNF; this comes from the coding sequence ATGGTTTTACAAAATTCTCGGCAACGGATTCTTGATACATCGCGGCCGCTCTCGATCGCCATGCGGCTGCACGTGGCCTGCTGGTGCCTGGCGTCGGCGGGCTTTGCCACCCCTCAGCTGGCATGCGCCCAAGCCATGCAGCTGGAAAAAAATTATACGATCGGCGCCGGCAAGTTAAGCCAGGTGCTGGCGGTTTTCGCGGCGCGCGCCGGCATTTCTCTTGTGTATGATCCGGCGCTGGTACTGGACAAGGTCAGCCCCGGCCTGAGCGGGAATCATGCGCTGGGCGATGCGTTTGCGCGCCTGTTGAGCGGCACCGGACTGGAAGCGGTAGCCAAGGCTGAGGGTGGCTACGCGCTCAGGCCGAAGCCGGCATCGCCGCCGCTGCTGGCGCCGCAGCCGCTGTCTGCCGCCAACGCGCAGGCGGCTGCCGCCGGCGCCCGCGACGATGCGGTATTGATGGAACTGGTGGTGGTTCCGCCCAACGAGCCGCCAGCCGCCATCTGGGGCGTGGCCGCCGCCAGCAGCAGCGCCACCCGCACCAGCACGCCGCTTGCCGAAATTCCGCAATCGGTGCAGGTGGTGACGCAAGACATCTTGGCCAGCCAGCAATCGCAATCTGTGCTGGATGCCTTGCACGACGTCAGCGGCGTCAATATCTATAATCGCGGCGTCGCCACCGCGGTGTATATCCGCGGCTTCCTGGCGCCGGCCCGCATCAATGGCCTGGCTCAAGGGCCGTCGCTGATCGACGATGCCAGCTCGCCCTTGCATACGCCGCTGGCGGCGATCGACAGGATCGAAGTCCTCAAGGGCGCCGATTCGATTGTCGCCAACGGCGACATGGAGCCGGGCGGGCTGGTCAACATCATCACCAAGCAGCCGCAGGCCGAGCCGGTGCGGCAACTGACGGTGGAGACCGGCACTCAGGGGCACCAGCGGGTAGCGCTGGACCTGGCCGGAGCTTTGTCGGAGGATCAGGTCTGGACTCACCGCACCATCCTCTCCGCCAGCCGTGACGCCGATGCCATCGACCGCTACGACAGTGCGCGCGACCTGTATTTCGCGCCTTCGCTAGGCTATCGCCATGACGGCACCGTGGCCGTGGCCGGCATCAGTTACCAGCGCAATTTGCAGGCGAATGAAGGCCTCGGTCCGCTCGGTGTGGTGGACGACGGCTTGCTCAGCAACAGCCTTGGCGCCAGCTTCGACCTGCAGCAGAAGCTGGGCAGCGGCTGGGGCTGGCAGAGCAAAGGCAATTACATGCGCACGCGCTTGTTTTCGCGTTCGTACGACTGCGACCCGAGCGGCGTCGGCAGGGCGCTCCGGACTTGCCAGCCGCAGGCGCTGGAGTCGATTTCCTATGGCTGGAATCTGGAAAATAGCCTGCATGGCAGTTTTCATACCGGCCCGCTCAAGCATACGGTGCTGGCAGGCATGGCGCTCAACTACAGTTGGCGCGCGGTGCCGATGGCGGAAACAGGTGCGCCCATGATGGCGACGCTGGAGCGCCGCAGTTTGCCGGAAGTGCCGGCGGGAAATCTGACGCCGGCCGGGCCATCGGTGACGCTCAACTATAACAACTGGTTTGTGCAGGATCAGATGGCTTGGCGGCGCTGGCATTTCCTGGCCAACCTCGGTTATACCCGCGCCTGGTCGCATTCCACCGATCCGTACACGGCGGAAGTGACTTCCCTGCATCCGCTCAGCAAGCCGGTCTACAATATCGGCCTGTCCTATCAACTGAGCGATAAGCTCTCGCTGTACCTCAATCGGCAAAAGAGTTTTGTGCTGCAGGCGCCGACTGCACCCATTCGCTACGACGGCGGCCCGCCCGGGTTATACAACCTGCCGTCGACCGACGGCAAATCGCTGGAAGCCGGTATCAAGCTAAGCATGCTGGACGAGCGTTTGCTGTTGACGGTCTCGGCGTTCCGGGCATCCCATGCCGGCGTCCTTTACAGCGATGGCAGCGACAGCAGCTCGTCTACTTTGCTGCAGGCGCCCACCATCAGCCGCGGCGTGGAGTTCGACCTGAACGGCAGTCCGCTGCCTGGCTGGAATCTTACCGCGGCCTACAGCTATACCGATTTTTCCTATGGTCTGATCCCCGGGTTTGATGTCATATCTTCGCTGATTGCGCGCCACCAGGCTAGCTTCTGGAGCAGCTACGATCTGCAGACGCCAGCCTGGCGCGGCTGGGGCTACGGCGTTGGCGCGACTGCCCGCGGCGGTTATCCCAACAACAGCGGCGACCATATCGGCGGCCAGGTCGCGGTCGACGGCAACCTGCGCTATGCCAACAAACTGTGGTCGCTGACCCTGGGCGTGCGCAATCTCCTCAACCGCCGCCTGTACGGCAGCTTCGCCAATCTGGAGCAAGGCATCGGCTTTGAGCCGGGACGGGTATTCGTGCTGACCGGCCGCTATAATTTTTAG